The Oncorhynchus masou masou isolate Uvic2021 chromosome 2, UVic_Omas_1.1, whole genome shotgun sequence genomic sequence TTCCCTCCCCTGTCCCAGATCCCACTAACTCTTCTATTCCCACTGACACCATCATTCCTTCCCCTGTCCCAGATCCCACTAACTCTTCCATCCCCGTTTCTACCACCGCTACTTCCTCTAATTCAACCCCCAATGACATCATCCCCTCTGCACCCGTCCCTATCAATACTACAGCCCCTACCCCCAACACCACCTTCATCCCCAGTACTAACCCTGCCACAACCACTACCATTACCTCCATCACAACTACATCTGGCACTATGAATATTACAACTTCCACCGCCCCTACTGACATGAACTCTGGCTCTATCCCCACTATTACCCACACCCCAATTCCCCCTACCTTCACTGACTCCACCACCTCAACCACCTCTGCGTCTTCCATCCCTAATCTAGCCACCATCACCATTACAAGCATTACTGCCCCAACACCTGTTAACACTAATACTGATACCCATACATTAACAACCCCCACCACTAATGCTTCTACCCCTACCTTTACTGATACTGCTGCCTCAACTTCTACTGACTTGACAACTTCAACACTAAATACTTCCATCTCCATAATTGCTTCTGCTGCCAACAACACTTATACTCCCACCCCCACTACCTCTCTGTGTCCCACCCCCACTACCCTAATTACTAATTCAGTTACCCCACCTTCATATCCTGCTGCTACTATAACAACCTCTACCCTTAAATCTATGAATGGTGCTTCCACCCTTACCTCCATAAACTCTACTGACTCCAACGCTACCCAAACTGGAACTAACAATACCAGCGCAACTAACTCTGTCAACTTCACTTCTACCTTAAGCCCCACTAACTCTACTAGTCCTATCCCTACTTCCTCTACCAGCTCCACTTCCACTAACtgtgctgctcacactgctactATCCCTAGCAGTCCGATTCCCATTCTCTCTACTAATCACTCCCCCACTGTCACTTCTATCCCCACTGCCACTCGCTCAACTAACTCCACCATTACTTCCTCCCCCACATTGTCTTCTACtcacaccactactaccactactagtcccATCCCAACTAACTCTACTAGCCTAACCACTACCCCCACCCCCATTAACTCTAGCCCCGTCACCACTATCTCTACAAGCCCTTCTAATATCACCACTATCTCTACAAGCCCTTCTAATATCACCACTATCTCTACAAGCCCTTCTAATATCACCACTACCAGCACCCCGACTAACCCTTCAAATCAAACCAACACCACTAAACCTACTAACTCTACTACACAAACCACTATCTCAATCCCCACTAATTCTGTTACTCATAGTTCCACTAACTCTTCTACTCATAGCCCCACTAACTCTTCCAGTCCAACCCCCACTAACTCTACTAGCCAAACACCAACTAATACTATTCAGCCTTCACCTGAGGAGAGAATTAGCCCTAATCCTGCAATGGGACTGCTGTCCATGACTAAGGGTacaagtaagtgtgtgtgttcaataataataatattgcttGAAATTTGTAAGTAACCTGTTGAAAATAACATAATTTGTCCTTCCCTTACCTCTCCTACAGATGACCTGAATGccgagagggtagagaggaacaAGGAGACGGAGAAGGAAAAACGTAGCAAGGAAGAAGATGTCAGGAGGGCCACAGGGAAAGAAAAAGAACAGAAATCACTAGCAAACTACATAGACAAAACCAtaaaagaggagaaggaagagggtcTGCAGAAGGTGGATGGGATCATGAGGCAGGGAGTAGAAGTGACCAAATCAAATGAGGGTAGAGAGCTGTGTAAAAAGGATTGGGATaaaaagagggaaggagggactaATGGGTCAGATGAAAAAGAGTTCAATACTAAGGAGGTGGTAGAGAGCAAGTCAAACAAGGGACCAACTACTGTGATAGAGGCAGGGGAGGCCACAGTAAAAGAAACGGGGGAGAGTCCATGGGACTGAGTACCGGAACCACATCACAGCAGCAAACCGCAGAGGGTGGAACATCAGACCAAAGAACTGAGACCCCCTCTGTGTTACACAAATGGACTGACCCAGCAACGTGTCCTTTTTTTCACGACCATGTTTACATTTGCATTGCACGTATTGTATGATTATGTAATACATTAACTGTGGTGAAATATGTTTACAATAGATGGATATGAGACAAATAGTTACTTATGATTATTAAAATGAATATTCATAATGTCATGATGTCTTTATCACGCTTCAGTCCATCTGTTAGTTCCTGGCTCCAAATCTCTTTGGAATGTCTATAACTAAGCCTAAACCAGAAATGTATGACAAAGGGTGGTGAAAGGAGAGAAGGTCTGAGATAGAAGTGTTTTTTCGTGGTAGTACCAGAGTGAATCCTTGCACTATTCCCATATGTCCTCAATGACACACCTTGAGGGAAGGAAATGATTGGATTGATGAAGGTAATATGTGGTAGCAGAACACATATCTGGCCATCACCTGTCTCCAAGGACAAATTGTCAAGGGCAGAAGAAGGGGAGCAATTACACAAGGAGATGTTGCTCCCGGTACTCCTATAGGCATAATTCCTTAATCTCCTTTCTTTTTTAAGGGTAGATGAAGGGAGTGTACAGGTGTTCTCCATAAGTACTTTAATACAGACATTTTAGAAAAGGGGTCATGAATGGACAAGGAAAGGAATATAACGTGTGCGAGCGCACGCACGCGTGTGCAGTGGGACAGGACACATTTTGGTATCGAAATGGCGTGAACAGTGTTTCCCATGATAGGGGACTGCAGTGGGAACCATTTGCTGTGGAAAGGTTCACCAACGGAACGTAAATAAAGTAACACTCAGTGGAACCGCTACATTTAACCAGGCTCAAAAGTGGTTGTCGTTGTTTTACTATCAGGTGAGTTGCAATATCTATTTGCCTCTGATCCCAAATGTAATAGTATAAATCTGAACGACATGACGACCtagggcagtggttcccaaccggGGGGTacatggcctatccacagggggtacgtAAGTAGACTCCtgagaccataggcctactggtcaaatacttcaggggtactccgggcagagcaaaattcagttggtggcACAGTAACTGAAAAAGGTTATAAACCACTGACCAAGGGGGgtctacagtagctagctaacgttaggtgtAGGCAGCTAAGTTTGCGGTCACACGAGTAGGAGGAAGACCTCGCCGTACAGTTCACAACAAAGCTCGATATGGATATGACCTATTCTATTAGCTAGGCCTAGTTCTAATTGATCTTAGTTTAGTTTGTAAACTAGTTATGTGTGGAAAGGTTAGTACCATGAGAGCCTTTTCACTGCAATGTTTAGCCAGCTAATACATCCACAATTGTGTATGGATATTATAGTCACCACACCAGTTAGTGTAACAGGTAACTAGATATTATACTGCAACTCTCAACTTATTCTGTACATGCCTGTCTCCAGTGTTTTAGGGTGTGTGGCCATGACTCGGGGTAGGAGAACTAAGTTGGAGCCCTGGATAGAGCAGGTCATCCTGAGTTATGGCACAGagccagaggaggagaagaagaacacTCTGATGAAAGCGCATGTTGTGGGGGTAATGAGGCATCTAGTACATACACTTCATGCAAGGCCTGTGTTCCAAGTTTAGaaggtgtgcgtgcgtgtgtgtgtgtgtgtgtgtgtgcgcgcaagaGGGCACTTATTTtacacacatttttttgtgtgtattttttaccctttttttctccccaatttcatggtatccaatttttagtagttacagtcttgtctcatcgctgcaattcccgtacagactcgggagaggcgaaggtcgagagccatgagtcctctgaaacacaacccaaccaagccacactgcttcttgacacaatgcccatccaacccggaagccagccgcaccaatgtgtcggaggaaacaccgtacacctggcgaccgtgtgcactgcacccggcccgccacagcaGTCGCTAGTGcgagatgagacaaggatatccctgccggccaaaccctccataacccagatgatgctggaccaattgtgcgctgccccatgggcctcccggtcgcagctgggtgcgacagagcctggactcgaacccataATCTCTAGtgtcacagctagcactgcgatgcagtgccttagaccactgcgccactcgggaggctgcacacacctttctgtctctctctgtaggttggCCGGATGTCAGAGTCCCAGGCCCGGCAGACTGAGGGTTTGACAACGTTGCTGTTCCTCTCTGATGGAGTGGTGCACATCCCCGCCATACTGACCCAGGACGCCTGGGAGACTCTTCAGGAGTGAGTTAACATTTAGGACAAGCCAAGGGGCCTATGAGATCGTAATAAATGACATGTATGTCATTTATAAACCATATCTTGTTAAGCCCAGTACAAATCTAACAGCCAACATAAAGAGAAACAAGATGAGACAAAACATATTAAGATAATATGCTTTTCCATCTATCTGTATCCTCTGGCAGGCAGGAGGACCGTGAGTGCTTCTCCAGTCTCATTAattccacagtgtgtgtgttttcatacacaCTGAAGTTCAACATGGACTCTGAACAGGTGCGTGTGAATGATCCTATGATACTGGTACTAGTAGTCCTTTGGTCTTAGAGAGACAGTTCATGTTCTTTAGTCTTTACCACTCATATTTTATTTTACTCTAAATGTGTCCTCATCTCCTCAGACAAAGAGCCAGTTTTACTTATCGGTTGGTGAGCTGACCACCACATCAGCTGGGGCTGCTAAAGACAACACCCCTTGCTGGTAAGAGACGCACATCCTGGCCTCTAAATccagacacatacacaccacaggaggttggtagcacctgaattggggagaacaggctcATTCTTTTGACTGGAGTGGATTGAGTGAAGTGCTAACAAATGCATAAACACATGGATTCCAGgtctttgatgccattccatttgctccgtttcagccattattatgagccgttctctcCTCACGATCCTCCTGTTCTACACACATTAAATGTAGTGACTCTCCAACTGGCTTTTGTTTCAGCACATCGCTCAACTCAGTCAGACAAAGGATCTGTACAACATGGAGGTGAGCATGGggtgtgtgtatttattatttattttaattaactaggtaagtcagttaagaacaaattcttatttacaatgacggcctaccaaaagtcaaaaggcctcctgcggggatgggtctgggattaaaaataaaaaaacataggAGAAAACACATCACGACGAGAGACAACaaaacattacataaagagagacctaagacaacaacatagcatggcagcaacacatgacaacacagcatggtagcaacaaaaCATggaagcagcacaacatggtagcagaacaaaacaggatacaaacattattgggcacagacaacagcacaaagggcaagaaggtagagacacgTGTCTGTGTTTgctaattttttgttgttgcgtaTAATACATGTGTACATTACGTTGTATATTGTATTTGTTGATAATGTGTTTTCTTTTATCCCCAGATCCCTGCTTGCTCAGGATTCTGTCCAAACTCAGAACACCCAGTCTGGTACGGAACTATATACACTCTGCACTACATTGATGATTTGTATCCTTATTGTTTGCCACACCTGTGTATAtgactgtgtttcctgtctcctaGAGTTCAGTCTGTCAGAGCTGCTGGGGGAGTGGCAGCATGACTGGCGCCAGTCTCTGTTGAAGGATGTGATGGAACTCCTGAGGACGCCCACAAACCCCCCCTCCCCACAGGCCTCAACCTCCaatgccctcacacacactggcacCAGATGGGCTATTGAAAGGTTCAgatataaggtgtgtgtgtgaccaaccTATTAAATGTAAGAAAACAGTAGGAAATCTGCAACTTTACAAGAAGATTGTTGTTTTTTCCTAGGGGGAGGATACTTTCAATGTCCCTGTGTCTCACCTACACATCCCAGACAATCTGAGTCAGAAACTGCACTCACCCTCAGGTAACATTTAAGGGtgtctcaccatctctctcactccTGAAAATCATCTATACCTGTTCTGTCTTTCTGAACTGACCGTTGTGTTTTATTTAGAAGACAACAGTGAAACGCAGAGTGGACTGGTCCCTCCATCTgaagacagaccgacagacccaCCAGAGACAGATCAACCAATCGTTGCTGCTGACAGCAGGCAGACTGACAGGCCAGTGCCTCTGGAGAGAAGACATCCTGCCCATGAGCCCACACTTTCTCGTGACTTATGTTTGTTAACTGGTCCGTGCTGTAGATTAAGTATTTGTTATCAGTTACTGCAAGCTGAAGTATGCTGCTACCACAATAGAGCCCAGTGTGTGTACAAAtatctctatttttctctccctctctccagaggAGAGTATGGATGGCGAGGTGGTGTCAGGGATGACCGGAGGAGCAGTGGCGAGCCCATGGGACATGTTTGCACCAGCAGCAGAGCTGCTCAGGACCTCTTCTGCATCTGATGGTGTGCTCCTTTCCTTTTAACTTTTTAATCATTcaacctttacacacacacacacacaccataccatgCACATTTATCTTTGTGCCGTACTACAGATATTATGACTTCTGTCTCTCATTGGTTCCCTGACAGAATCCATCACCTCGGAGCCCCTCCCCCTCAAGAAGAGCCAGTCTCTGCTTGACTCCACTCCACAACCAGTCACTCTTGCAACATTTCCCCTGGCAACCAGCACCCAGGTGCCATCCCTGACCCCTGGGGCCACCCAAAGGTCAGGCGAGCGCTCCCTTCCTCCTTATCAAAAACCAGGCCCCTCCCACAGCCTACTCTCCTCCAGTGGCTCCTCCTCCACTGTGAGTCTATCTACAAAGAACCAACACTCTGGCATGAAGCTCCACCACGGTAGCTCAACCACAGCACATCAACTTACAATCACAGAGCAGCAAGAtcaggtggaggaagaggaggatgttgtGAAGAGGTGGTGTAGTAAGGCTAAGAGGAAGAGTTCCGTGCAGACCTCCGAGGATAATGATATCACCTTGGAGGAGGAAGATATGCAGAAGAAACGCAGCCCGCCCTCCTGGATGTTTGAAACTCAGGATATTCCCAGGATTGGGGAGGGAAGCAGCTGCAATCAGAACGCAGTTGCAGCAATAGCCCCCCAGAGGGCCTCCAATGTAAGGGCGACCAGTTTTAAACCAAGAAATAGGATTTATATTGACCATTTAGTGGAATTTTGAACCTGTCCATTTTGTTAGATTGGTGTGAAGTAAattctctgtcttgctctctcagGTTCACAGTGATGGCACTTTGTTCTCATATTCTTATCAGCTGTGTGGCCACATTTCGAAGGATTTAAGCCATTTAAAGTGAGTAAACCGTGTGTaccgtgccttcggaaagtattccgaccccatggctttttccacattttgttactttacagccttattctaaaagagattttttttaaatgaaatcctcagcagcaatctacacacaataccccataatgacaatatgaaaacaggtttttagatatttttgcaaatgtataaaaaaaacagaaatacgtaagtattcagaccatttgctttgagactcgaaattgagctcaggtgcaccctgtttccattgatcatccttgagacattaagtctacctgtggtaaattcaattgattggacatgatttggaaaggcacacacctgtctctataaggtcccacagttgacagtgcatgtcagatgaaaaaccaagccatgaagtcaaaggaattgtcagtagattgtccacattgactcagtaccccctgtatatagccttgttattattatgtaattttcttgttacttttttattttatttagtaacTATTTTctaaactctatttcttgaactgtgttgttggttaagggcttgtaagtaagcatttcacggtaaagtctacacctgttgtattcggagcatgtaacacatttttttaaatttcatttagagctcagagacaggattgtgtagaggcacagatctgtggaagggtaccaaaacatttctgcagcattgaatgtccccaagaacacagtggcctctatcattcttaaatggaagcagtttggaaccaccaagacttcctagagctggcggcctggccaaactgagcaatcgggggataagggccttggtcagggaggtgaccaagaacccgatggtcactctgactgggcactagagttcctctgtggagatagttgtccttctggaaggttctcctatctctacagcactccaccaatcaggcctttatggtagtggccagacgaaagccactcctcagtaaaaggcatatgacagcccgcttggagttttccaagaAGCACCTAAAGactaagaccatgagaaacaagattatttggtctggtgaaaccaagattgacctctttgtcctgaatgccaagtgtcacttctggaggaaacctggcaccatccctacggtgaagcatggtggtggcagcatcatgctgtgggaatgtttttcagctacaaggactgggagactagtcaggatcgatgaaaagatgaacggagcaaaggacagcgagatccttgatgaaaacctgctccagaccgttcaggacctcagactgggtaaaaggttcaccttccaacaggacaacgaccctaagcacacagccaagacagcagtggctttgggacaagtctctgaatgtccttgagtggcccagccagagcctggacttgaaccagattgaacatctctggagagacctgaaaatagctgtgcagcaacgctccccatcgaacctgacagagcttgaggatatgcagagaagaatgggagaaactccccaaatagaggtgtgccaagcttgtagcgccatacccaagaagactcaaggctgtaatcactgccaaaggttctttaacaaagtactgagtaatgggtctgaatacttatgtaaatgtatatttctaaaatcctgtttttgctttgtcattatgggatattgtgtgtagaatgatgaggggaaaaaacaatttaatcaattttagaataaggctgta encodes the following:
- the LOC135558731 gene encoding mucin-2-like isoform X1; the protein is MELPLGGPALRHYTRSRPRPHRQNQHLRPSRPQESVVDNENGVPDHMGRVDEGVEEFFTKRVLPVDTLKTQNEAGEPSITEQEVEVAPTSAAPCPAPSRTLRRKLGEFFTLKKRRAVKSEGSQEGKAKKTSIADLIRPLREAARAEKDKVKENEKVKEKESVDDNVVTGDPVEAETPSSDGPTPLRGEAPPRRALREGKSQSLILLSGSAANAGNTKNTAQGKFQKHSSDGHHGFEQRLQLMLQRIGVSKAQPGETQSQEREMKKAESEGTIIDNKPEPPPTFMKPRTMSTSSDTRRPVRQSVSAHESAGKPALPPKPIIKRGPTPPPTVSGHLTPENDLAQIQEVEACFPTDPTPTSSDTDTSTSSKSIPTDTPIPITVPDPTDHSIPIDTILHFPVPDPTNSSILTDTILHSPVPDPTNSSILTDPILPSPVPDPTNLSILTDTILHSPVPDPTNSSILTDTIIPSPVPDPTNSSIPTDTIIPSPVPDPTNSSILTDTILPSSVPDPTNSSIPTDTIIPSPVPDPTNSSISTDTILPSPVPDPTNSSIPTDTIIPSPVPDPTKSSIPTDTIIPSPVPDPTNSSIPTDTIIPSPVPDPTNSSIPVSTTATSSNSTPNDIIPSAPVPINTTAPTPNTTFIPSTNPATTTTITSITTTSGTMNITTSTAPTDMNSGSIPTITHTPIPPTFTDSTTSTTSASSIPNLATITITSITAPTPVNTNTDTHTLTTPTTNASTPTFTDTAASTSTDLTTSTLNTSISIIASAANNTYTPTPTTSLCPTPTTLITNSVTPPSYPAATITTSTLKSMNGASTLTSINSTDSNATQTGTNNTSATNSVNFTSTLSPTNSTSPIPTSSTSSTSTNCAAHTATIPSSPIPILSTNHSPTVTSIPTATRSTNSTITSSPTLSSTHTTTTTTSPIPTNSTSLTTTPTPINSSPVTTISTSPSNITTISTSPSNITTISTSPSNITTTSTPTNPSNQTNTTKPTNSTTQTTISIPTNSVTHSSTNSSTHSPTNSSSPTPTNSTSQTPTNTIQPSPEERISPNPAMGLLSMTKGTNDLNAERVERNKETEKEKRSKEEDVRRATGKEKEQKSLANYIDKTIKEEKEEGLQKVDGIMRQGVEVTKSNEGRELCKKDWDKKREGGTNGSDEKEFNTKEVVESKSNKGPTTVIEAGEATVKETGESPWD
- the LOC135558771 gene encoding uncharacterized protein LOC135558771 isoform X3 gives rise to the protein MTRGRRTKLEPWIEQVILSYGTEPEEEKKNTLMKAHVVGVGRMSESQARQTEGLTTLLFLSDGVVHIPAILTQDAWETLQEQEDRECFSSLINSTVCVFSYTLKFNMDSEQTKSQFYLSVGELTTTSAGAAKDNTPCCTSLNSVRQRICTTWRSLLAQDSVQTQNTQSEFSLSELLGEWQHDWRQSLLKDVMELLRTPTNPPSPQASTSNALTHTGTRWAIERFRYKGEDTFNVPVSHLHIPDNLSQKLHSPSEDNSETQSGLVPPSEDRPTDPPETDQPIVAADSRQTDRPVPLERRHPAHEPTLSQESMDGEVVSGMTGGAVASPWDMFAPAAELLRTSSASDESITSEPLPLKKSQSLLDSTPQPVTLATFPLATSTQVPSLTPGATQRSGERSLPPYQKPGPSHSLLSSSGSSSTVSLSTKNQHSGMKLHHGSSTTAHQLTITEQQDQVEEEEDVVKRWCSKAKRKSSVQTSEDNDITLEEEDMQKKRSPPSWMFETQDIPRIGEGSSCNQNAVAAIAPQRASNVHSDGTLFSYSYQLCGHISKDLSHLKIPDGMLHWAVRYLVPSMQTEVVKDTQLRPQTHPS
- the LOC135558771 gene encoding uncharacterized protein LOC135558771 isoform X2, which gives rise to MTRGRRTKLEPWIEQVILSYGTEPEEEKKNTLMKAHVVGVGRMSESQARQTEGLTTLLFLSDGVVHIPAILTQDAWETLQEQEDRECFSSLINSTVCVFSYTLKFNMDSEQTKSQFYLSVGELTTTSAGAAKDNTPCCTSLNSVRQRICTTWRSLLAQDSVQTQNTQSEFSLSELLGEWQHDWRQSLLKDVMELLRTPTNPPSPQASTSNALTHTGTRWAIERFRYKGEDTFNVPVSHLHIPDNLSQKLHSPSDNSETQSGLVPPSEDRPTDPPETDQPIVAADSRQTDRPVPLERRHPAHEPTLSRDLCLLTEESMDGEVVSGMTGGAVASPWDMFAPAAELLRTSSASDESITSEPLPLKKSQSLLDSTPQPVTLATFPLATSTQVPSLTPGATQRSGERSLPPYQKPGPSHSLLSSSGSSSTVSLSTKNQHSGMKLHHGSSTTAHQLTITEQQDQVEEEEDVVKRWCSKAKRKSSVQTSEDNDITLEEEDMQKKRSPPSWMFETQDIPRIGEGSSCNQNAVAAIAPQRASNVHSDGTLFSYSYQLCGHISKDLSHLKIPDGMLHWAVRYLVPSMQTEVVKDTQLRPQTHPS
- the LOC135558771 gene encoding uncharacterized protein LOC135558771 isoform X1; this encodes MTRGRRTKLEPWIEQVILSYGTEPEEEKKNTLMKAHVVGVGRMSESQARQTEGLTTLLFLSDGVVHIPAILTQDAWETLQEQEDRECFSSLINSTVCVFSYTLKFNMDSEQTKSQFYLSVGELTTTSAGAAKDNTPCCTSLNSVRQRICTTWRSLLAQDSVQTQNTQSEFSLSELLGEWQHDWRQSLLKDVMELLRTPTNPPSPQASTSNALTHTGTRWAIERFRYKGEDTFNVPVSHLHIPDNLSQKLHSPSEDNSETQSGLVPPSEDRPTDPPETDQPIVAADSRQTDRPVPLERRHPAHEPTLSRDLCLLTEESMDGEVVSGMTGGAVASPWDMFAPAAELLRTSSASDESITSEPLPLKKSQSLLDSTPQPVTLATFPLATSTQVPSLTPGATQRSGERSLPPYQKPGPSHSLLSSSGSSSTVSLSTKNQHSGMKLHHGSSTTAHQLTITEQQDQVEEEEDVVKRWCSKAKRKSSVQTSEDNDITLEEEDMQKKRSPPSWMFETQDIPRIGEGSSCNQNAVAAIAPQRASNVHSDGTLFSYSYQLCGHISKDLSHLKIPDGMLHWAVRYLVPSMQTEVVKDTQLRPQTHPS